TCGACGGACCATTCGTTTATTAAACGCTCTGCATTATTAAGGGCAGGGTTCTCCGTCAATTGGCTCCATTGTGATTCAGGCAGCTGGAAACGGGAGGAGGTACCAGGCGGTAGAGTACGTGCTTGTCCCACGTATAGACGGTATAATTCTTCTTCCCATTCACTTGGCTCCGTCCAGGTAAAGAGGTGGATGCGCTGATCAATAGATAAATGATAGAGGTATGGATCACCGGATTCGGTTCCTTTATGGATTGTCAGTACTTTCTCCTGACCATCCCAATCGGTGTAGCCTCTGAGCATGCTCCGGCTCTTCGCAAAATGAACAAGCATGTCCAGAAGCTCGGGGACGAATTCAATTTCATTTTCTTCCATACGTACGATGAGGCCTTTGGATAGAAGACTATGAGATGCTGCTCTCAGCACTAGCTCCCATTCATTCTCTTCTAGTTCACCGTACATTGGTTTGAGCAGGCCGGCAGCGACGTCATCTGCGCCCAAGGAAGCCAGTGCAAAACCAAACTCTTCGATGGATAACGTAATTAATGGTTTGTCCATAAGATCTCCTTTTTACTTAAGATATATTGGCTGATTAATAGATGATTTTTGCAAGAAAGGTTCCGATAACCAAAAAGAGGAGACATATCAGGGTGTGAATAATAGCATTTTTCCGATGATAAGTTACTTTAGTCATGATCTGCCTCCATAAAATATAGGACAGTTTTGAATGGGTTCAAACTTTTGGAGTGGTCATGATTTTTGGTGTTTATTTCTCCAAGTGAGAAATAAACCGATACAAACAAATACTAGTACTATTTTACGAGCATAAATTACATGTGTCATCGTGTTATGCCTCAGCTATCGCCAGATCATTTATATCTATTCCAGGCTACACGAATATGCTTAAGTGTTTCATTAAACTCTTCCGTGCTGAATGCATGGAAGGTTTTCACATCTACAAACTCATGATTATTAAGTATAAAACGATAGAAGGGAGGTACAGACTGAAACCATTTATTCACCGAACTTTGATGTGACTCGATTTTTTTAATATTTGACCATGGTACTGTTCTTCCATTATTCAATTGAATTTTCTCTTGATCGTAGTTGAGTAGCGGTTTTGTAGAGAATAGTAACCTAATTAAATGAATAAATGGAAGAGCAAAAAACCAAAGCCCTATAACCATGGCAGACAAGTAGAAGATAGTTTCGGCTGGACCCAAATTGTTTCCTGTCAGGGCAAAAGCAAGTACAATACACATAATTATTAGCAAGAAGATTGAAATGGCTTTGTAAAAAACAGTTTTTCGGTTATAACGGATAGACTGCATAAATCCTCCTTAACTTATTTAAATAGGCCGCCTATCCAACCAATCGCCTGTTCTGCAGCGGATGCTACGTTCTTGCGTAATGCCTGCCCCAAAGACAGAATCTGTCCGTTCAGGTTAGAGATCATACTGCTAGTAAGCGTAGAAAATTTCCTGGATTCGTTCAGGAGGGACAACAATTCTTGTCAACTTGGTATACATACCCATTATTTGTAAGGTCAGAAACCCTACACTGGCAACTAAAGTCGGATAAAACATGACTTTTGTATGAGGATTTAGAGTTCATCGGCGGTTTGTATTCCAAGCTGAACGTAGTACTTTAAGTACCTCTGTGTCCTTGTCTTTCAGCAGACTGTAAGTATAAATCCTTTTTTCGGACTTGTCGTTCAGTTCAACAAGAAAGTGAGAGGGTACGGGAAGCAGGAATTTATTCATTTTCCCCTCGATACTCTCAAGCTTCTTGATCTGATGCCAAGGAATGGTCTGATTGTCGTTTAACACAATGCCTTCTTTATTATAGGAAAACAAAATATTGCTGCCGACCGTCCTGACAGCGCTCCAATAAAAATGAGGGCCCATAAACCAAAAAGCTAGGAAAGCGCCAGAAGCATAATAAAATCTAAAGATCATACTATGCCTGCCATTAATGACTTCCCAGGTAAGAAATAAACCGACAATAATGAACACGAAGCAGATCAGAGTGTTACGTATTGCAGTTTTGCGTTCAAAGGTAACAGAAGTCATGATAGTATACTGCCTCCAAAAGGAAGTTGCCCAGCTCGGTTACATTCTTTTTTGCAGAGCTATATGCGACATGCCCTTCGGCATAAAACTCGAATGCACTTCCTAAGCAGGTAGCTTATAGATTAGGTTTTGTTTTTATTTTGATTCCAGGTGGTACGGAGCTCTTTGAGCACAATGCTTTCCCTTGTTCTCAGCAGGTTATGAGTAGTTATTTTGATTTCTCCATGACTTGTAGTAAGCAGGAAGTGAGAAGGGACGGGCAGAATAAATCGACTCATTTTGCCGTCAATGTGCTCAATCTTTTTAATACTGCTCCAGGCTATTTCCTTCCCATTGTTCAACTTGATACCCTCTTCGTTATAAGAGAACAGAGTGGTACTGCTACTAATTGAGTTAAGCAGGTTCCAGTAAAAAAGGGGTCCTATAAACCAGAAACAAAGAAACGCGCCAGATAAATAATAAATACGTATTAGAAAAGTTACATCATCAGTTATAGTTGACCAAATGAGAAATATACCGATACAAAAAAATACTAGTGCTATAAATGTAAAAAGTATAGCGGTTTTACGACGATAGTTAATAAGAGTCATAAGGTGCTTCCTCCAAGGGTCTGGGTTATTCTAATGCTAGAATGAGAGACTCTTTTATCAGATGTTATTCTTTTGATGAAAAAGTGATTTAAGTGATTGGAGTGATGGCTTAGATTATTTAAACAATCCACTCACCCATTTTATTCCTTTTTCTGCTACTCCTGCAGCGATGCCACCTAATGCTGCTCCTGCACTTCCTCCAACGTATGCACCCACAGCTGCACCTACCGGCCCAAATAAAACTCCACCTATTGCTCCAACAGCAACTGCACCTGCTCCAGCTGCAGCGGACTTAATCACGACATTGGAAGCAGATACGGCGATATCCGTACCGGTAAGGGTTCCCGCTTTAATTTTTGAGACGGTTTTAACTCCTTCATCGAAGACATTAAGTCCGACGTTAATCGGAAACAGTCTCTTCCCGATCATCTTGGGAATGGCAGATATTTTCATTCCGTATTGCCCTTTGGGTACACCAGCTACAACGTTACGAGTCCACTGAGAGAAGCTATTCGCTTTACTAAAGCCGAGCCCAAGCTTACCCATCTTTAATGTCCCTGCGAGCTTATCGAAGCCTTTGAGTCCCTTCATGACAAGTCCAGGATTGCGGAACTGTTTATCCATTCGGCGTGCCATGTTTCTAAGAAAAGTATTCGGACCCTTGCCATTGACCCACTTGGCATTATGGACAACTGCCCGGGTAGGATTCTTTGGACTGCGCTTGAATTCAACGGTTTTGGTCAGCACAAGCGTGCTTGCCAAAAGGCTGTACATGCCTGTGCCTGCGAGTGCCAAGTTCCCGCGAATGCCGTTCGCAGTACTCCAAGCATTTTCCCCTTGATTAAATAAGTTCGACAGGGTTTCCTTCGGATTTTGTCCTTGAGAATTACCGTCCGTATGTATTCCGTTGCCTGCCGTCTGATCGGTTTCGGCAAATTTAACAGCAATGGAGCGAAGCTCAGTTCCAATGGAGGCAACAGAAGTGGTGAAGCTCTCCATTTGTCCGCGAGCAACCTGAAATTCTTGAAAGAAGCGTTCTTGCGTAATGCCTGCCCATCTGCTCTGCAAAGACAGAATCTGTCCGTTCAGGTTAGAGATCATACTGCTAGTAAGCGTAGAAGCTTGAGCAAATTGCTGTGATATTTCCTGGATTCGTTCAGGAGGGACAACAATTCTAGTCACCTTGTTCACCTCGTTTGTATAGTGGGTTCTTACTTATATAGAAGCTGTGAAGTTATCAACTTGGTATATATACCCATTAATTGTAAGGTCAGAAACGCTGCATTGGCAACGAAAGTCGGATAAAACAGGACTTTTGTAAGAGACACATCACGGAGAACTGCATCCAAAGTCCAGCTTTTGCATCATGAACCAATAGCCGACTTAGCAGTAAAAACCGCCGGTCGGCTCAATTGGACAGCAGGTCTAACCTGCATCATTATGCGTATGTTCCTTGGAAGTCGTTCCAGATTCCAGGGCATGATCGTATAGTTCTCTATAATAGCCGCCAAGCCGCATAAGCTCTGGATGGCTGCCAGACTCGACAATGGCACCATCCTTCATGACCAGAATACGGTCTGCATGCATCACGGTGGACAGCCGGTGCGCAATGACGATCGTCGTCCTTCCGGCGGAAACCGAATCAAGTGCAGACTGAACCAGCTGCTCGGTATGAGAATCGAGATTCGCTGTTGCTTCATCCAATATGAGAATACGTGGCTTGAAGACAACAATCCTCGCAAAGGATATAAGCTGCCTCTCTCCCGCAGATAGTCCGCTTCCTCGCTCTGACAGATGCGTATCATAGCCCTCCGGCAATCTGGAGATCATCAGATCCGCACCCACATAGCTGCACGCCTCGATAACTTCTTCACGGCTGATCTCCTCACGGAACATCCGTACATTATCAATGATTGAGCCTGAGAACAGGAAGGGCTCCTGTTGAATGAGACCGACCATCCGGTGAAGGCTCTGCTGTGGCAGCCGCCGAATATCGATATCATCGATTAGAATGCTGCCCTCTGTTACATCATAGAAACGGTTCAGCAGAGAGATCACCGTGCTCTTGCCCGCACCGGTCGTTCCTACGACACCAATCATTTCTCCAGGCCGTATCGTAAGATTCAGTTGATGAATGATAGGCTGGTCCGCTGAATAACCAAAGGACACATCGTCAAATGTGATCTTGCCCTTCACTTGATCCGCGTTCAATTTTACGGTATCCACATCCTTCGGATCTGGAATTTCGGGCTCAGTACTGAGAATGCTCCATATTCTTTCCATGGAAACGGTGGTGGACTGGAATGTATTCCATTGCATCGTAATTTGGTTAATCGGCTGAAAAAATTGACGGATATAGCTGATAAAAGCGTACAGCACACCGACCTCGAGAGATTTGCCGAGTACAGCCTGCCCCCCTAGCCAGACCATCAATACAAGAGCGATGTTGCCCAGTATATCAAAGGTCCGGTTAAATATAACGTTGGAGCGGACCTGACGAATATTGGCCGAATAGTAGCTCTCATTCTGTTTATTGAACTGTTTCAGCTGCTCCTTCTCCTGATGGAAAGCCTGAATCAAGAACATCCCCGACAGGTTCTCTGCAATAAAGGCGACAAGTCTGGACAGCCGGGTTCTCGCTTGCTGATAGGTCTCCTTCAAATAATTACGGAACAGGACGGCAACGATCGCAATGACCGGAAGTACAGCCAAAGAGTAAGCGGCAAGGGTAACATCCAGCTGGAACATAAAAAAGATAATCATAATGAGCATCATGCCGTCACGAATCAGACTGAGCAGCACCTGAGTAAAGAACTGGCTGATCGTCTCGGTATCACTGGATACGTTCGTGACCAGACTTCCGCTGTGTCTGCGGTCAAAGAAGGACATGGACATTCTTGTGATGTGTTTGAACAAATCCCTGCGCAGCGATGCGACGATGCTCTGTCCGGTAAATTGGAGCAGATTGTTCTGGATATACGTAAATATGAAGCTGATAATGGATAGAACCAAATAAAGAACAGCGATGTAGATGAGAAAACGAAGCTCTGTGTTTCCGATTGCAAGATGATCATCGATCGCGATCTTAATCAGATACGGCTGTGACAGCTCAGCGGCTATACCGAGCAGCGAACAGAAGAAGATGAGTACAAACTTCATCCGGTGCGGCCGGCCATAGCTTAATATTTCACGAAATGCACTCCGATTCGGTTTAGATCCCATGATTTAACCCCTCCTCCTGAATGCGGGCAAGTGATGCATATTGTCCGCCCAGTGACATGAGCTGCCGATGGCTGCCTTGCTCCACGATCCGTCCTTCCTCCAGAACGACGATGAGATCGGCATGCTTGACCGCGCTGATGCGGTGAGAAATGATGAGTGTGGATTTGTTTTTTCGTTCCTTCTTCAAGCTGTTTAATATTCCGGTTTCGGTTACGGCATCGACAGCACTCATACTATCATCAAGAATCAGCAAGGGTGCCTTCTTCATCAGCCCTCTTGCGAGACTGGTCCGCTGACGTTGTCCTCCAGACAAGGTGACCCCGCGTTCCCCGAGAGGGGTATCGAATCGCTTCGGAAATTGGATGATATTATCAAAGATCATCGCCTGCTTCGCCGGAGCTTCTACTTCAGTCTGGGATGCACTGCGGTCGCTGAAGGCAATATTATCCCGAATCGTCGTGCTGAACAGGAATCCGTCCTGCGGAACATAAGACAATTTGGAACGGAGACTCTCAAGTGTTAATTGCCTGATATCAAGACCGCTGATAAAAACGGTGTTTGCAGGCGGCTCATAGACTCGCAGCAGCAGTTTGACGAGTGTACTCTTGCCGCTGCCTGTTCGGCCCACAATGCCGATGGTTTTGCCAGCGGGAAGGGTAAGATTGATGTTATGCAGGGCATGTTCCTTGCTTCCGGGATATTTGAAGGATAGATTACGAATCGTAATATCCTCCACCTTGCTTAGAGGAACAGCATCCGGCACTTCTCGGACATCCGGAATTTCAGCCAGCAGATTATTGACCCGGTCGAGCGATGCGCTGGACCGCTGCATCATATTGATGACATTCCCAATCTGCTGAAGGGGACCCATAATCATGCGCAGATACAGAGTTAGCGCGACGAAGCTTCCCAGGCTGATCGTATTCTGTATCGTCATGTAACCGCCAATGACAATGGAGATGACCAGAGAGACGGCGCCGAGCAGCGGGAGAAGGGCTTGAAACAAGGAGGACAGCCTTACGAGCCGCAGCTGCTTATCTCGAATAGCATCAACAGAGGCGCCGAAACGGTTCTGCTGGGTCTCCTCTATGGCAAAGGTCTTGGTTACTCGAATCCCGCCCAGCTGTTCTTCAGCCGATTCGGTCATGGATGCTAGTGCTTCCTGGACATGCTTGGATCTCTCGCGGATTCGTGGTCCGAAATAGACAACAAGCACCGGAATGGCAAGCAGTGGACCGACGCTGATCGCAATCAAGGTGAGGGGGATTCCGTCAATCATCATCATGACAACGCAGGACAGGAGCAGAAAGACAGCATTCGTTGTCTGGTTAATTCCATTCGAGATTGCTTCACGTACCGAGGTTACATCATTCATCACATAACTGAGCAGTTTTCCTGTACCTTGCTTGGCAAAATATTTCTCGCTCAGCTCAGAAAATTTGCCGAACAGCTTCTCCCGCGTGACGTACTCAAATCTGCGTCCGAGCCGCATAATCATAAATTGACCCAGGCCAAACAGCGCATTATACGAGATGGCAATGAGGAGCAGCTGCAGGCTGTAATAAATAATTTTTTCCATAGTGAGTGTTTGGAGCTGGAGTTCATCTGTAAAATGACCAACGACACGGGGCAGCAGCGCCTGATCAATATTAGAGATGATAATCAGCAGGATGGCAGCGAGGTAGGAAGGCCAGTGAGAACCGACATAATGGCGAAGCATACTTCGATCTTGCATAAGGCAAGTCATCTCCTTGGCTATTTTTTTAGTAAGACACGGCAAGAAAAGGGCAGATGCTTTTTTTTTATCAAAAAAAGCAAACATGCCCTTCACTTACATAAACGTTCTGTTGGTATTCATAACCCAATCCATTTATGAAATGGATTGGGCCGGTAAACAATATACATTTAATTCTTATGCATAATACCTTCGATGTCAAACCATGAAATATGTAAATATCAGTGGAAATAATTTGAGAGACGGATGGAGAGACTTCAATTTAAGGTTAATTAAGGATATGGAGGGAAGATCCTGAGGGCAAGTGAAACATTTTGGAGCCGGGGCTCGTTTAGAGTGTAAATCGAGATGGAAAATAAAGATTGACTAAAGATGGAGGCTGACTACAAATGAAGCATAGAACGATTAAAATATCTGTAGCTGCAATGAGTATCGCGATGGCACTGGGCGGAGCGTCCGCTTATGCCTTTGATGATGTCAGCTCGAAGGAGCAGCTAAGTCTGTTGGATTCGCTGAGAAGCAAAGGAATTGTGAGTGGGGTGACGAACCAGTTGTTTCATCCAGAGCAGCGGTTAACTGAGGCGCAGGGTATTCAAATGATTGTAAATGCTTATGATCTGAAAGATGAAGCGAATTCCGAAGCGGTACGCTGGTATGATGGAGCTGTGAATGCCGCTATAGCACACGGCCTGTCTGTTCCTGAACAATTTGATGCGAATAACAGCTTGACGAGAGAAGTGTTTGCCCAGCTGCTATATGAAGGACTCAATACGACAGGAACCTATCCTTCGATTCTTCGTTACAACTTCATTGCCGATGGTGACAAGATCAACAAGGAATATGAGAGCTCGATTCAAACCTTGCTGAACATGAATATCGTCAGTTTGAACGATAAGGATGAATTCAGACCGGATGAAGAGCTGACCCGAATGGAGGCAGCAGAAATGGTATTTAACGCACTCGAGGTTGTGGATCGTTATGGAAACGGTGGTGGTTCTGAGGAACAACCAGGTACAGATATTCCAGGGAGCGGCCAGCAGGCTTATGTACCTGAAGTGACTTCCCAAACGGTAGATGAGAAGACGATTAAGGTCAAGCTCAGCTTGGAGCTGCCAAATCCGGGCTATGGACTAGAGATCAAGAAGGTAGAGCTTGGAAAGGATGGTAAAGCGATAATTAAATATCAGATTATCCAGCCAGACCCGGACAAGATGTATCCACAGGTCATTACGGAGCGTACAGCGGAAACCAATATCCCATCCGGATATACGCCGCTCGTAGAGCCTTTTTCATAAAAATGTTCCTGAACATAAAGGAAGCCTCGGAATGTATTCCGGGCTTCTTTTTTGTTAAGATGAATCCATAACATAACTCATAAGAATTATAGATAGCTGGAGGAAAATCATGATTTTACATAAAGGCGAGATTCTCTTTCGTCAGGGAGATACAGGACCGCTGTATCATCTCCATAAAGGCTTGTTAAAAATCGTCCGAATTCAGGAGGATGGGAATGCTTATCTCGTTAATCTCATCGTACCCGGAGAAACCATCCCTCATCATAGCCTAATCAGCCCGGGCCCTTGTTTCGGAACGGCTATTGCTCTAACGACATGTGAGATCGAAGTGATCCCTTCCGCTGCATGGTACCATGCTTTGTCGGAGCAGCCCGCGAAGTATCGGGATATCGCACTTCTGCTGCAAAATAAGGTTCGAATGATGCAGGAGAGAATGGATCAAATGACAGAGACTAATCCCGCAGAACGACTTCGCCGTCTTCAGGAATGGATGGAAGGTTACCTCGCTCCAGAGAAAATGACCGATGTGCTCACCCAATCCGAAATCGGACAGCTGATTGGTCTCCGAAGAGAGACAGTTAACCGCTTGCTGAGAGCAGGTACATCGGAAGAGCAGGAGCCTGACTTATAGCTGCTCCTTGGGTCCAAAAAATTCGTAATGCAGGTCATGCTCCTGTACGCCCCAGTCCAGCAGCATACTCCGAAGGCTCTTCATGAACAAGGTCGGTCCGCAGAAGTAAAAATGAGCATCTGTCGTCTGAACGACCTCTGCAAGCCAGTCTTGATCCACTCTCCCCGTTCTGTCATAGCCCTCATCTTCGGATTGAGGATCACTGTAGCAGAAGTAAGCAGACAGGCGGTCATGCTCCTGTTCCAAATGCCGGATCTGTGGTCCCAAGGCTTGGACCTTCATGTGCTGAGCTGCATGAATGAACGTAATGTCACGCTCTGCGCCGCTGGCCAGTTCAGCCTGAAGCATGCTGATGAGGGGAGTGATGCCGATGCCTCCTCCGATGAGCACAAGCGGACGATCATCCTGGATCTCAAGCTTGAAGTCTCCTGCAGGTGCTGACAGCCATAGGGTGTCGCCTGCATGAATCTGATCATGGAGATAGCTGGATACTCTGCCTGCAGGTGAATCCGCTCTGGCTGATTCTTTCTTGACACTGATTCGGTAATGCGGCAGACCGGGAGCGTCCGACAAGCTGTACTGACGAATTTGGGTATATGAATCACCTGGAATTTCAACTTTTACACTAATGTATTGCCCAGGTTCGAACGGAGCGAGCGGCGATTGATCTGCAGGCCGTAAGTAGAATGAACGGATGATGTCACTTTCGTCCACGGTTTTAATGACCTCAAATGCACGGAAGCCTTCCCAGCCTCCAGGCTGATCGGAAGCCTCCTCATACATTTTGGCCTCCATTTGGATAAATACATTGGCAATGACCTGATAAGCATTACCCCATGCCTCAATAATCTCATCTGTAGCGGCTTCACCTAGTACATCCTTGATGGCCAACAGCAAATATTTGCCTACAATCGGATAATGCTCAGGCTTTACCCCGAGACTGCGATGCTTATGGGCGACTTGGGTAACAGCCGGCAGTACAGTTTCAAGTCGATCAATATATTTGGCAGCAGCGTATACCATCGCGGCTAGTGCTGCTTGCTGCTTGCCTTGGCTCTGATTGGCATGATTGAATATATGGAGCAGCTCGGGATGATGTTCAAACAACAGCTCATAGAACCGCCGTGTAATCTCATTGCCGTGCACTTCGAGCACAGGAACCGTGGATTGAATGATTTTGATATCTTGAGTACTTAACATAAATAAAGCCCCCTCTGTTGAATTAGTTCAAGTATAGAAGAGACATAAGGGACGAATTGTGATTTGGATCACACCTAATGTGAACAGGAAATGAAGAATAGAAATGCATCCTTTTCCCATTCTAACTCGTATACTTGTTGTGAAATTCAAGAGGAATGAATAGAAGGAGAACGACATCTTAATGAATATGGAACATGCGGATGAACTTAGGAGCCAACTGGCTGACATAGAGAAATGGGAGAACGAGCAGAAGGATATCTTTTTTTGGGAAAAGCTTGGCCGGCTGCCCTTTGTGATGCTGGATAAGCTGACGCCAAAGATTATTCGTGACAAGCTGGGAGATGTCCTGAATGAAATGGGTGCTTTTATTCAGAATGGCGGTAAATTTCTGGTTAACCCCAAAACGGTGCTTCGCCGGATTGATAACATACTGCAAGGTGAAGCTCAGGAAGGCTCAACTAAGAAAGAAGTTAAGAAAGGCAGTGTGAAGACGCTGTTCAAACAGCTGGGCACAGCCGCTTCAAGCGTCACTGCAAGTGTAACAGGCAAAGGCCAGAAGCAGGAGAATGCTGACCATGACGAGGCCTCTGCCATTTCACTTGAACAGGTATCACACCTGCCTGTCTTGGTAATGGACCAGGTAGCGGATGACATCATCTCAGAGCGCGTGAAATTTGCAGCGGCAAGTGGTGCGGCTACCGGGGTCGGCGGATTTATTACGATGGCTGCAGACATGACGCTGGTTCTTGGCAATTCACTCAAGACGCTCCAAGAGATCGCCATCTGTTATGGCTATGATCCGAATGATCCCATGGAACGGGTATTTGTACTCAAATGTCTTCAGTTCTCTTCCGCCGACATCGTCGGAAAGAAGGCGATCCTAACCGAACTCGCTACCTTCGATGAAGAGCATACGAATGCTGAGGTCATATCCCAGATCCAGGGCTGGCGCGAAGTGGTCAATACGTATCGGGACAGTCTTGGCTGGAAGCAGCTGTTTCAGATGATTCCCATTGCAGGGATTATATTCGGGTCCATCAGCAACAAAGGAACGCTGTCCGATGTGTCTGAAGCAGGGAAAATGCTGTATAAGAAGCGCCGCTTGCTCAAACGATTGGCAGAGCTGGAATAGAGACTTACTCTCAGTCATACAGCAACCCCGCATGGTCATGTGGATAACGGCATGGGAACCACAGCAGGATACGAATCAATCCTATCGCTCGATGCTTAATTTTTCTGTAACGTCAGGCGAGCTTGGCTCCAAGCTTGTAGATTTTACTCAGCCACTGCTGCCTCTTAACGTCTGTCGAGGTTTTAACTGGACCGATTTCGGTAATTTTACGTGTCTTGATTCCGCAGTAACCGAATATACCTTGTGTGACCACTCGGTGTCCTGCCCTTCCATATATGAGCCGATAATACAAGGATGGAGTATCCATCGTGACAATCAGATGAGCGGTCTTGCCGGTCAGAAGCTTATCCCAGAGCAGACTGTTCGGACGCTGCAGATAGGCATAGTGGGGAAGGAGAATCCGGTCAAAGAAGCCTTTGAGAAGCGCCGGCATGCTGCCCCACCATAGGGGATAGATCAGGACAATGTGATCCGATTGTTTGATAATCTCCTGGGCATACAGCAGGTCCGGCTCCAGCTCGGTGCGTTGTCTGTATCCGTATTTGAGGTTGGGGTTGAAGCTCAGCTTGCCGAGCTCAAGTAAGTGAACGGTCGCTCCTTGCTCTCTGGCTCCCTTCATATAAGCTTGAGCGAGTGCGCTGCAGTAGCTGTCAAGATCAGGATGTCCCAGTATAATTGTTATTACGGGTAGTTGAGATTTACTCATATCATTCAATCCTCCTAATGGATGCGTGAGAAATGTTCTTCGTTACTCATCATATAGGAAGTTTGAATTTATACTTATGATCTATCACGCAGAATTCATGTTCTGTTC
This sequence is a window from Paenibacillus urinalis. Protein-coding genes within it:
- a CDS encoding WXG100 family type VII secretion target, encoding MTRIVVPPERIQEISQQFAQASTLTSSMISNLNGQILSLQSRWAGITQERFFQEFQVARGQMESFTTSVASIGTELRSIAVKFAETDQTAGNGIHTDGNSQGQNPKETLSNLFNQGENAWSTANGIRGNLALAGTGMYSLLASTLVLTKTVEFKRSPKNPTRAVVHNAKWVNGKGPNTFLRNMARRMDKQFRNPGLVMKGLKGFDKLAGTLKMGKLGLGFSKANSFSQWTRNVVAGVPKGQYGMKISAIPKMIGKRLFPINVGLNVFDEGVKTVSKIKAGTLTGTDIAVSASNVVIKSAAAGAGAVAVGAIGGVLFGPVGAAVGAYVGGSAGAALGGIAAGVAEKGIKWVSGLFK
- a CDS encoding Crp/Fnr family transcriptional regulator, which gives rise to MILHKGEILFRQGDTGPLYHLHKGLLKIVRIQEDGNAYLVNLIVPGETIPHHSLISPGPCFGTAIALTTCEIEVIPSAAWYHALSEQPAKYRDIALLLQNKVRMMQERMDQMTETNPAERLRRLQEWMEGYLAPEKMTDVLTQSEIGQLIGLRRETVNRLLRAGTSEEQEPDL
- a CDS encoding EcsC family protein, whose amino-acid sequence is MNMEHADELRSQLADIEKWENEQKDIFFWEKLGRLPFVMLDKLTPKIIRDKLGDVLNEMGAFIQNGGKFLVNPKTVLRRIDNILQGEAQEGSTKKEVKKGSVKTLFKQLGTAASSVTASVTGKGQKQENADHDEASAISLEQVSHLPVLVMDQVADDIISERVKFAAASGAATGVGGFITMAADMTLVLGNSLKTLQEIAICYGYDPNDPMERVFVLKCLQFSSADIVGKKAILTELATFDEEHTNAEVISQIQGWREVVNTYRDSLGWKQLFQMIPIAGIIFGSISNKGTLSDVSEAGKMLYKKRRLLKRLAELE
- a CDS encoding ABC transporter ATP-binding protein; amino-acid sequence: MGSKPNRSAFREILSYGRPHRMKFVLIFFCSLLGIAAELSQPYLIKIAIDDHLAIGNTELRFLIYIAVLYLVLSIISFIFTYIQNNLLQFTGQSIVASLRRDLFKHITRMSMSFFDRRHSGSLVTNVSSDTETISQFFTQVLLSLIRDGMMLIMIIFFMFQLDVTLAAYSLAVLPVIAIVAVLFRNYLKETYQQARTRLSRLVAFIAENLSGMFLIQAFHQEKEQLKQFNKQNESYYSANIRQVRSNVIFNRTFDILGNIALVLMVWLGGQAVLGKSLEVGVLYAFISYIRQFFQPINQITMQWNTFQSTTVSMERIWSILSTEPEIPDPKDVDTVKLNADQVKGKITFDDVSFGYSADQPIIHQLNLTIRPGEMIGVVGTTGAGKSTVISLLNRFYDVTEGSILIDDIDIRRLPQQSLHRMVGLIQQEPFLFSGSIIDNVRMFREEISREEVIEACSYVGADLMISRLPEGYDTHLSERGSGLSAGERQLISFARIVVFKPRILILDEATANLDSHTEQLVQSALDSVSAGRTTIVIAHRLSTVMHADRILVMKDGAIVESGSHPELMRLGGYYRELYDHALESGTTSKEHTHNDAG
- a CDS encoding DUF5381 family protein, with protein sequence MTSVTFERKTAIRNTLICFVFIIVGLFLTWEVINGRHSMIFRFYYASGAFLAFWFMGPHFYWSAVRTVGSNILFSYNKEGIVLNDNQTIPWHQIKKLESIEGKMNKFLLPVPSHFLVELNDKSEKRIYTYSLLKDKDTEVLKVLRSAWNTNRR
- a CDS encoding S-layer homology domain-containing protein — protein: MKHRTIKISVAAMSIAMALGGASAYAFDDVSSKEQLSLLDSLRSKGIVSGVTNQLFHPEQRLTEAQGIQMIVNAYDLKDEANSEAVRWYDGAVNAAIAHGLSVPEQFDANNSLTREVFAQLLYEGLNTTGTYPSILRYNFIADGDKINKEYESSIQTLLNMNIVSLNDKDEFRPDEELTRMEAAEMVFNALEVVDRYGNGGGSEEQPGTDIPGSGQQAYVPEVTSQTVDEKTIKVKLSLELPNPGYGLEIKKVELGKDGKAIIKYQIIQPDPDKMYPQVITERTAETNIPSGYTPLVEPFS
- a CDS encoding ABC transporter ATP-binding protein, which translates into the protein MQDRSMLRHYVGSHWPSYLAAILLIIISNIDQALLPRVVGHFTDELQLQTLTMEKIIYYSLQLLLIAISYNALFGLGQFMIMRLGRRFEYVTREKLFGKFSELSEKYFAKQGTGKLLSYVMNDVTSVREAISNGINQTTNAVFLLLSCVVMMMIDGIPLTLIAISVGPLLAIPVLVVYFGPRIRERSKHVQEALASMTESAEEQLGGIRVTKTFAIEETQQNRFGASVDAIRDKQLRLVRLSSLFQALLPLLGAVSLVISIVIGGYMTIQNTISLGSFVALTLYLRMIMGPLQQIGNVINMMQRSSASLDRVNNLLAEIPDVREVPDAVPLSKVEDITIRNLSFKYPGSKEHALHNINLTLPAGKTIGIVGRTGSGKSTLVKLLLRVYEPPANTVFISGLDIRQLTLESLRSKLSYVPQDGFLFSTTIRDNIAFSDRSASQTEVEAPAKQAMIFDNIIQFPKRFDTPLGERGVTLSGGQRQRTSLARGLMKKAPLLILDDSMSAVDAVTETGILNSLKKERKNKSTLIISHRISAVKHADLIVVLEEGRIVEQGSHRQLMSLGGQYASLARIQEEGLNHGI
- the hmpA gene encoding NO-inducible flavohemoprotein translates to MLSTQDIKIIQSTVPVLEVHGNEITRRFYELLFEHHPELLHIFNHANQSQGKQQAALAAMVYAAAKYIDRLETVLPAVTQVAHKHRSLGVKPEHYPIVGKYLLLAIKDVLGEAATDEIIEAWGNAYQVIANVFIQMEAKMYEEASDQPGGWEGFRAFEVIKTVDESDIIRSFYLRPADQSPLAPFEPGQYISVKVEIPGDSYTQIRQYSLSDAPGLPHYRISVKKESARADSPAGRVSSYLHDQIHAGDTLWLSAPAGDFKLEIQDDRPLVLIGGGIGITPLISMLQAELASGAERDITFIHAAQHMKVQALGPQIRHLEQEHDRLSAYFCYSDPQSEDEGYDRTGRVDQDWLAEVVQTTDAHFYFCGPTLFMKSLRSMLLDWGVQEHDLHYEFFGPKEQL